The DNA segment TCGAGGTCCGGCATGGCCCAGGTGCCCTTCGGGGACTTTTCCGGGTCGAGGCCGTTGGTGTATGCGGTGGCGTATGCCGTGTAGATCACGTTGTCGGGATTCTGCTTGGCCAGCGTGTACGACTTGGCGGTGGCGGGGTTTGCATACTTGTAGATGCCCTGCACGGTATAGGTGTATTTCTTCGAGGCGTCGGTCGGATTCGCCACGGTGAATGTGGAGCCGACCGTCAGCTTGTTCTTGTCGGCCAGGGCTTTCGAAATCAGTGCGCCGGTGAATTTGGTGTCGGTGTACTTGAGCTTCTTGCCCTTGACCAGGGTGATTTCGCCGAGATCGTTGTTTTTCAAGGCTTTGGCGTCGTAGAAGCTGCGTAGCAGCAGTTCGCCGCCGGTGTTGTCGGCGGATTCGTCGGCGGTTCCGGCGATGGCCTTCAGCGAGTCGCTTTGGCGTACCGGGACGGTTTCGGCGAAGGAGTAGGTGAACGAGAGCGACTTGCTCTGTGCCGCTACGGCGATGGGGGAGTAGTCGGTGAAGGTCAGATAGTGTTCGGTTGTGGCTTTGGCATCGTCGCCTTTCATCTGGGACTGCAGCTTTGCGCCCGGCCTGATTACGGCGGTAGGCTTCTGTGCCTGGTATTCGGTGCCGTGGGCGGCGGTCTGCTTGGTCAGTACCGCGGCGGAGGTGATGGTGCCGAACGACATGATCAGCGCCAGT comes from the Bifidobacterium angulatum DSM 20098 = JCM 7096 genome and includes:
- a CDS encoding ABC transporter permease produces the protein MFVLTNAWHALGRHRAYSILTVILALIMSFGTITSAAVLTKQTAAHGTEYQAQKPTAVIRPGAKLQSQMKGDDAKATTEHYLTFTDYSPIAVAAQSKSLSFTYSFAETVPVRQSDSLKAIAGTADESADNTGGELLLRSFYDAKALKNNDLGEITLVKGKKLKYTDTKFTGALISKALADKNKLTVGSTFTVANPTDASKKYTYTVQGIYKYANPATAKSYTLAKQNPDNVIYTAYATAYTNGLDPEKSPKGTWAMPDLDITFLLSSPADYQTFAKLAKKSMPKGYELSSPSLDAYNKKLEPLDSTASWMRIAQIVLLAVGGVLLVIITIMRTWIVRRDEIGMGLITGVTKPRLAWQFIVETLMLTVVPIALGLLIGGFAAQPIGKALCGFATPMSTAIVSSAIRNSLGGIAILAVVALFGPVVFRTANLFKPAGPATEAKA